Proteins encoded within one genomic window of Geotalea daltonii FRC-32:
- the miaA gene encoding tRNA (adenosine(37)-N6)-dimethylallyltransferase MiaA, with the protein MLFNLLVILGPTASGKTRLGVELARRFFGEVLSADSRQVYRGMDIGTGKDLSEYGEVPYHLIDIVDPGYEFNVFEFQRRFEQAYNHITERGKLPVMVGGTGMYLESVLKGYRLVEVPENAQLRRQLAGFSHEALMERLGNANPRLHNSTDLLDHHRLVRAIEIAEYEAPPQAPFLPGLSPLIFGIQWDRPILRQRITERLKLRLDQGMIQEVERLHDTGIPFETLEFYGLEYRFIARHLKGELSRNDMFQKLNSAIHDFAKRQCTWFSRMERHGTVIHWLDGAADPLAEALGILSHQKTQSTPFCRP; encoded by the coding sequence ATGCTCTTCAACCTTCTTGTCATACTTGGCCCGACCGCCTCGGGCAAAACCAGGCTGGGGGTGGAACTGGCCCGGCGGTTTTTCGGCGAGGTCCTTTCCGCCGATTCCAGGCAGGTCTATCGGGGCATGGACATCGGCACCGGCAAGGACTTGTCCGAGTATGGGGAAGTTCCCTATCACCTGATCGATATCGTCGATCCCGGTTATGAATTCAATGTCTTTGAGTTCCAGCGCCGCTTCGAGCAAGCCTACAACCATATTACGGAGCGTGGCAAGTTGCCGGTGATGGTTGGGGGAACCGGCATGTACCTTGAATCGGTGCTGAAGGGGTACAGACTGGTAGAAGTGCCTGAGAACGCCCAGCTGCGACGGCAACTGGCCGGTTTTTCTCACGAGGCTCTCATGGAGCGCCTTGGAAACGCCAATCCCCGTCTCCACAACTCCACCGACCTCCTTGACCATCACCGCCTGGTGCGGGCCATCGAAATCGCCGAATATGAGGCTCCCCCGCAGGCGCCGTTCCTCCCCGGCCTGTCCCCCCTGATCTTCGGCATCCAGTGGGATCGTCCGATCCTTCGCCAACGCATAACCGAGAGGCTGAAACTCAGGCTCGACCAGGGGATGATCCAGGAGGTGGAACGGCTGCACGACACCGGCATCCCCTTCGAGACCCTTGAATTCTATGGTCTGGAGTATCGCTTCATTGCCAGGCACCTCAAGGGGGAACTGAGCCGCAACGACATGTTCCAGAAATTGAACAGCGCCATCCACGACTTTGCCAAGCGCCAGTGCACGTGGTTCTCCCGCATGGAACGGCACGGCACGGTCATCCATTGGTTGGACGGCGCCGCAGATCCCCTGGCGGAAGCACTGGGGATCCTTTCCCATCAAAAAACCCAGTCCACTCCATTTTGCCGGCCATGA
- a CDS encoding glycosyltransferase produces the protein MIPTPVSDYLRKRGVRAWSISGRTETLHAGAVIIPALAESPRLFHTLKSLAKNPPELLDRFLVLVVVNHREDAPPEDKTDNDATLKMLESGDAELSIPNLAWVDAASPGSEMPIKGGGVGLARKIGADLALPCLDYASCSPLLIYLDADTLVEPDYLHAITRHFQYSTAGGAVIPFRHQQPATYAEQQAIDTYELFLRCYVLGLEIAGSPYAFHTVGSAMACRAMDYARMGGMNSRAAGEDFYFLQQMHRVAGVSQLCGTVVHPSPRASHRVPFGTGRSMSRVLAGEPNAIVFHQSECFLILKEWLKLVADNLGSEAAQLMELAKGISPELTVFLDQTVFSPTWDKLRQNNKDHRSRHKAFHDWFDGLRTMKLVHHLSATAFPCCSPHECVPEFLRLAGEAPAERVADQLKTLQKRQFAP, from the coding sequence ATGATTCCCACCCCTGTCTCGGATTATCTCCGTAAACGAGGTGTCCGCGCCTGGTCCATTTCCGGCAGGACGGAGACCCTCCATGCCGGAGCAGTCATCATCCCGGCTTTGGCAGAAAGCCCCCGACTTTTTCATACATTGAAGTCGCTGGCAAAGAACCCCCCCGAGCTACTCGACCGGTTCCTGGTGCTGGTGGTGGTCAATCACCGGGAGGATGCGCCGCCAGAGGACAAGACGGATAACGATGCTACGCTCAAAATGCTTGAATCGGGTGATGCCGAGCTGTCCATACCTAATCTGGCATGGGTGGATGCTGCCTCGCCCGGAAGTGAAATGCCCATCAAGGGGGGCGGAGTAGGCCTTGCACGAAAAATCGGCGCCGACCTGGCCCTCCCCTGTCTCGATTATGCCAGCTGCAGTCCTCTTCTTATCTACCTTGATGCCGACACGCTGGTCGAGCCCGATTACCTCCATGCAATTACCCGCCACTTTCAGTATTCGACGGCAGGGGGCGCCGTTATCCCCTTTCGCCACCAGCAGCCGGCAACATATGCGGAGCAGCAGGCGATCGACACCTATGAGCTCTTTCTCCGCTGTTATGTGCTGGGCCTGGAGATTGCCGGGTCCCCCTATGCCTTCCACACGGTAGGAAGCGCCATGGCCTGCCGCGCCATGGATTATGCCCGCATGGGCGGAATGAACAGCCGTGCCGCCGGCGAGGACTTCTATTTCCTTCAGCAGATGCACCGGGTTGCCGGAGTCTCGCAGTTGTGCGGCACCGTGGTACATCCTTCCCCTCGCGCCTCCCATCGGGTGCCGTTCGGTACCGGCAGGTCCATGTCCCGAGTGCTGGCCGGCGAGCCGAATGCCATCGTCTTCCACCAGAGCGAATGCTTTCTGATCCTTAAGGAATGGCTGAAGCTGGTCGCCGACAATCTTGGCTCCGAAGCAGCACAGCTAATGGAGCTAGCCAAAGGAATATCGCCGGAATTAACTGTTTTTCTTGATCAGACAGTGTTTTCACCCACCTGGGACAAGCTGCGGCAGAACAACAAGGACCACAGGTCTCGGCATAAGGCTTTTCATGACTGGTTCGACGGCCTGAGGACCATGAAACTGGTCCACCACCTCTCCGCCACGGCCTTTCCCTGCTGCAGTCCCCATGAATGTGTTCCGGAATTCCTTCGTCTGGCAGGCGAGGCCCCGGCTGAAAGGGTGGCGGACCAGCTAAAAACATTGCAAAAGCGCCAGTTTGCCCCATAG
- a CDS encoding hybrid sensor histidine kinase/response regulator, which yields MKATKILIVDDQKYARQMLRDILAPLQFVIEEAGDGREAVMKTMDFRPDIILMDLMMPDMSGIEASRLIKSDLQTASIPILVITASKEKNNLLSAFAEGVDDYITKPFSTNELLARVQANLYKRDALILVEQKKTDAGIILDLSLSIASTLNAAKILQIIVARIAEHVNMRRCSIVRFSDSSHGHVLASNDDPSAKGLRIELSRYPELQEMIRTGKAFVVKDAKRHPLLAEVREYIEDIDFDTILVIPIHHEQEIIGALILRTKGGENSFGSRELAFCQSIADAAANAIKNASLFEKVLEESDELRETKEKLEKELREKTVYEGLFEHASEGLMVLNAAGQPQYVNRSAAEMLGYSGKQMLKMSLKDFLAEESLQVGMENHINFFLGREFSRKYDVLFKTSSGEKRCVAVSVSNHRLEGNYAILALIDVTRERRDQHLLAEANERLKALDLLKSEFIYTATNDLRLPVAVLHSNCLQLRESDTENLTETQCEHLDAAIESCDRLMDLIEELLDSSRFDLKDYALTIGKQNIMDPIREVYTVLAPFASGNGVQMTVTSLQSDIFGSFDGDKIKCVLTNLIGNAIKFTPRGGEIGISVDADDLELKISISDTGEGIPEAYVTRIFNEFYHLKSAKGSLKKGSGLGLAVSKRIIDAHNGRIWVESSEDRGTTFSFAIPLTR from the coding sequence ATGAAAGCGACGAAAATTCTCATTGTAGACGATCAAAAGTATGCCAGGCAGATGTTGCGCGACATCCTGGCCCCGCTTCAATTTGTAATCGAAGAGGCCGGTGACGGCCGCGAAGCCGTCATGAAGACAATGGATTTCCGCCCGGATATCATTCTAATGGACCTGATGATGCCCGACATGAGCGGCATCGAAGCCTCCCGCCTGATCAAAAGCGATCTCCAGACAGCCTCCATTCCGATCCTCGTCATTACGGCAAGCAAGGAAAAGAACAACCTGCTCTCCGCTTTTGCCGAAGGAGTCGATGATTACATTACCAAGCCCTTCTCCACCAATGAGCTCCTGGCACGAGTCCAGGCGAACCTTTACAAACGTGACGCACTGATACTGGTGGAACAGAAGAAAACAGATGCCGGGATCATCCTTGACCTTTCCCTCTCAATTGCCTCTACGCTCAATGCCGCAAAGATTCTGCAGATCATTGTCGCCAGGATTGCTGAACACGTCAACATGAGGCGCTGCTCCATCGTCAGGTTCAGCGACAGTAGCCATGGTCATGTTCTCGCCTCCAACGACGATCCCTCAGCAAAGGGATTAAGAATCGAACTGTCCCGTTATCCCGAACTGCAGGAGATGATCCGCACCGGCAAGGCTTTTGTCGTCAAAGATGCCAAGCGTCATCCACTTCTGGCTGAGGTCAGGGAATACATTGAAGATATTGATTTCGACACCATCCTCGTCATCCCCATACACCACGAACAGGAGATCATCGGCGCCCTTATTTTGAGAACAAAGGGTGGGGAAAATTCGTTCGGTAGTCGCGAGCTTGCTTTCTGTCAATCGATCGCCGATGCCGCAGCAAATGCCATAAAAAATGCATCTCTTTTTGAGAAAGTTCTTGAGGAATCGGACGAACTGCGGGAGACGAAAGAAAAGCTGGAAAAAGAACTTAGAGAGAAGACGGTTTACGAAGGTCTCTTCGAACATGCTTCGGAAGGGCTGATGGTATTGAATGCGGCTGGACAGCCGCAGTATGTCAACAGAAGCGCTGCTGAAATGCTCGGTTACAGTGGAAAGCAGATGCTGAAAATGTCGTTGAAGGATTTCCTGGCAGAAGAAAGCCTGCAGGTGGGCATGGAAAACCACATCAACTTCTTCCTGGGGCGTGAATTTTCCAGAAAATACGACGTCCTTTTCAAGACATCCTCAGGGGAAAAGCGTTGTGTCGCCGTCTCGGTCAGTAATCACCGCCTGGAAGGAAACTACGCCATCCTTGCCCTTATTGATGTGACCCGGGAAAGAAGGGACCAGCACCTGCTGGCCGAGGCAAACGAGCGACTGAAGGCCCTTGACCTGCTCAAATCGGAATTCATCTACACGGCCACCAACGACCTGCGTCTGCCGGTAGCAGTCCTGCACAGCAATTGCCTGCAACTGAGAGAGTCGGACACGGAGAACCTTACGGAAACACAGTGCGAGCATCTGGACGCCGCCATTGAAAGCTGCGACCGGCTCATGGACCTTATCGAGGAACTGCTGGACAGCTCCAGGTTCGATCTCAAGGATTATGCCCTGACCATAGGAAAACAGAACATAATGGATCCCATCCGGGAGGTTTACACGGTCCTCGCTCCTTTTGCCAGCGGCAATGGGGTGCAGATGACCGTAACCTCTCTACAGAGCGATATTTTTGGATCCTTTGACGGCGACAAGATCAAATGCGTCCTTACCAACCTGATCGGCAATGCTATCAAATTCACCCCCCGGGGCGGCGAGATCGGCATTTCGGTGGATGCGGACGATCTTGAGCTGAAGATTTCCATATCGGACACAGGGGAAGGAATTCCGGAAGCCTACGTGACCAGGATCTTCAATGAATTTTACCACTTGAAATCAGCCAAGGGCTCCCTTAAAAAAGGAAGCGGTCTGGGGTTGGCCGTCAGCAAAAGGATAATCGATGCCCATAACGGCCGCATCTGGGTCGAAAGCTCAGAGGACAGAGGAACCACTTTCTCCTTCGCCATCCCCCTGACACGCTGA